The Notamacropus eugenii isolate mMacEug1 chromosome 4, mMacEug1.pri_v2, whole genome shotgun sequence DNA window GTTTGGGGGCCGCACATCTCGCCCTTACAGACCTGCTCTGGGCAGGACCAGGGACAGCGTCAACCCTCTGAGACTAAAGAAGGTTTTCAACAATGTAAAAAGTGGGGACAGCTGCTGAGGCTCAAGCATCTGACTAGGCAACTAACTCCTCAAATGGGGTGCCTGAAGAGACCTAACTTGGAGCAAAGTATTTGGAGCAATGGGATCTACAAACATTCTAGGACCCCACATTGCCCAGGACAGAGAGCCAAGGTTAGGGTTGcaagttttattgttgtttggaGGGGCAGCAGATCCCAGAACTGACTTTAAGAAAGAGGCCCTTTTAGAGTATAAATCTATTATAGGCAGGGACTCTTAGTGTCCTCAGTGGAACCTAGCATAGGACTGAAGTAGGTACTCAGTTAGTATAGAGCAATAGGCAGAGTATAGAACTGGAAGTTTGGGGTCTTATTGCCGGCTCTGTTATGACTCCCTCTGTATCCTTGGGAAAGTCCTATCTCTCCCTCTCGTTGGGCCCCCTTTAACTCATCTGTGTAATGAGGGATTGGGAacagtctctaaggtctctttccatTCTGATTGTCCAGTCTTTTCTAAAGGGCAAGAGGAAGAGGAGCAAAGAAAGGGAATGGGAATACCAGGTTAGGAGTCAGGAAATGGGTTCTAGTCCTGGATCTGTCACCAGATCACTCTATCAACTTGGGGAACTCCCTTCCTTCATCTGAACTAGTTTACTCACCCAACTCCATGCCTTGCCCCTTGCAATCCCTCTCCTCACACTGATATATCAGAGACCACTGAAGGGTTGAATTAGAACAGTTCTATAATGTGTTGCTATTTCTCCCTGAGGGTCTCTTCATCACTCTGCCTATTCTCAGTCAGCTTGCTTTAGCTTCCTGCCCCTCTTTCATCCATCTGCTAGATCCCTAGCCTAGATACCTGCCCATCTGACCCTCTAGTCCTTCCATTTCTCTGACCTTTATATCTCTCTGAACTATCTGTAGacacctctgtctgtctctttcaacCCATCTATTTTTTAACTAtatttttcaatcagcaaaaatctgaCTTCTCTCTTCACCCTAattaagaatgaaagaaaaacaaaatccttgttataaacagtatagtcaagcaaaataaatgtttaCACTGACCAcgtacaaaataataataacaataatgtgtctcattctgcactctgagCCCTTCACCTCTTCATCAGGAAGTGGGTAGAATGCTTCATAATTAGTCCTCcggaattgtgattggtcattacACCAATtagaatttctaattctttcaaagtcaCTTGGCCTTACACTATTGCTATCATTATATAACTCATTCGTCtagtttcattcatttcattctgcatctgtccaggtttctctaaagccattcccttcataatttcttagaggacaataatattccaccacaattttttcagctgTTTTTCAATTTATGGACATACCTTCAGATTCCTATTCTTTTTCAGTCTCAAAAAAGGCTGTACATATTTTAGTACATCATTAGCAACTGAGTTcattttgcttaggactaatccaCACCTTAGCAAATCTACCCTCTAActgccccttctctcttcttcccttcccctcttatttccttgttgagtgaaatgtatttctatacccatctttgtgtatttttctctcccttgaccAGTTCAAGTGTCAGCTGCTCCCACACTCCTTCTCCTTGTTTGTACAGATgtctgcttgtgtgtgtgtgtctttcctcCCCCTAGcatatttctcttcctcttttttccattattCTCTTAAGATCATCACCTATGTATTGTTTCTAgtatcaggggttcttaacctggagtccattaacttatttttgaaaaatatgttgGTAAccatttttcaatataattggtttcttttgcaattctatatattttaggcatttaaaaacataattctgaaaaGAGAGATCtatgaaacaaaaaacaagaatcCCTCTTCTAGATTGTCCCTCTGGTCTATGTTTCCCTTTAGTTTTTCACTCacgtttttctgtctctttttcttaacTGTTCCTCTAGTCTATATTTCCCTCTGGCATTGCTCAAAGCAAAAGAAACCAGTTGTTGTCACTTATACAGAACACTCTCCATTTGGGGTGAAGGTGGGATTGGTCATTACACCTGCACTGCCATAGGTTAGGAGAGGGAGGAGATACAGAGGACAAAGTGGGTAGGGTAGGACATATAGCTTAGACAGTGGGACAGACAGCCCCTCCACATAACCTCATTCTCTACTCCTCAAGTGCTTTAAACATCCCAGAATGTCCCTACATTTCACCCTAAATCGGTGACTTATTGGAAGGGAAAGGGCGGGCAGTGTGGCGcatgaggaggttggaccagtCATAGAGAGAATCTTCTGGATGTTGAGACAGCAGAAAAGAATCCAGAAACACCTTATTGTAGTACAGACTCTACCACCAAGTGGCTAGGTGAGCTCAGGGAGGTCAGTTgccttccctgggtctcagtcaCCTGAGTGAAGGAGAAAGGTAAGAGGGAAGCAAACCCTGTGGTGTCAGGTCTTCTCACTGCCTGATCATCCTAGATGGATCTGAGAAACCCTAGGACTAAGGGAtaggatgaggaaggaaagcatgaaTGAGGGGatgaatgaggaaaagaatgagtgagtgaatgaatgaagggaCACCTAACAGACTTAATTCTCATCAACCCAATTTCCCCAGGCCTTTCCTGAGTTCAATATTCTGCACCCTCTGTATTCACCAAAGAGCTCCAAACAGCCTTTGTGCTAGGCATGAAGAGCTGTGCAGAGCACCGGATCTCCCCTGGGTAGAGCAGCTACTATTTAACCTCCTCCAGGAATCAGTTTATTGACACTTTTATTCTTTACAGCATGTTCTTTGCATCTATGGTTGTGTTGACTGGAGGTGAGGGTGGGAGTTGTTGGCTAGATATTGACTCTGTATGGCTGGGGCCTCCCTCAAAAGTCACAGGAACCCATAGCCTTGGAGGAGAAAGAAGTCCTGGGAAACGGAGCagagctgaaagaaccagagtcaCATATGCCTACTCCCCAGCTCCTGGAAGATGGTTATGAGACATTGAATGGGGAGGGGACCAAAGTCAAGGGAAAGGGGGCAGATCTAAGAACCAGGTGATCTTTAGGAAATTAGAGTTCTAGAACAGGCCCcttggggagagaaggagcaATATCAATGACCTAGGGGATGGGGATAGAGTCACCATTGCTGAAACCTAGAATCTGATTCTGGGCTTCTGGCTGAAGAAGAGACTTGGGGATTAATTATAAAGCACTAAGGGCTCTTGGGGGTGCTCTCCCAGACAGGGCCTTGGGTTCACTGCTTCCCCTCTAGCAGACAAGGGAGAATCTGGTTTTTGAACATCTTTCTCCTGAAgatctcccctacccccaccaagGATAGACAATTTCAAGGTGAGGCACTTTGGTTCAGAAGGGAAAGACTCCAAGGACAAGAGGATCCCCCCACCCTACCTTGCCTTGGACCTCTGAGACCCTCCCTCATGATCTGTAAATCCTCTCTAGCCATAGGTCTTAGGTCatttagctggaagggaccttagagatcatctgtccAACCCTCTCCTACTACAAATAGAGAAACTGGGGGTCGTGGCCACCTTCTACTTTCACCAGACcctggggaaggaggaagcatATATGTTATCTGTATGCCACCCATATCTCACAGGACAGAGAATTCAGGCTAGGTACAAAGAAACAAGAAGAGATAAGGGAATCAAATGCAGCATCCAGTCCCTgccaacctctctctctctctctctctctctctctctctctctctctctctctctctccctctccttcctctctctccctctctttcttcctaccCCCCTCTCAGAAGGGAAGTCCCTAGTTCCCTGCTCCCTCAACCTGAACCCCAAGGGACTCAGTCCCTAGGCTatagtgagacagagagagggaggattgAGATGAGAGAATGTCAAGCTGTACTGTTTGTGACCAGAGGGGTAATAAACTTGGAGTGGCGAATACCCAGAGAGTAAGCAGGTGCCCGGGTCCAGTGCactgtgacttgctcagggttgtgGGCACCAGGACCCGGTGTCTGGAAGAGGGGGCGAGGAGCACAGGGGCGCCCCAGCATGGAATAGGAAGGTCCCCGGCGCTGCCTATAGGCATCTGGGTCTGGGCACTCATACTGGCCAGGCCCAGGGAGCTGAGAAGGATCCTCAGTGAAGCGGGCCTGGGCTGTTCGACCAGACACTGAGTAGCTGGGGCTGCAAGGTTTGGTAAAAATCTGGGAGCCCCACAGAGAAGGCAGGGTGTAGCTGTTGGGGGCTGGGATGGGGTCCATCAGGCGGCAGCGGGGGGTGCGCAAGCCCAGGCTATAAGCAGGAGATCTTGGCTGGTTGACGGGAGGCACCTTCTCCGGGCTATAGGCACCAGGGCCAGGTGTCACCTCCAGATCTGCAGAATACAAGTGCTTAGAGTCACCCCTAAGAACTATGCCACTCCACTGCTGATAAACCTACAGTTTATCAGTTCAGGATCCCCCTGGATTTGGGATAAAATTCCAACCTTTATCTTGATATTTAAAGCCTAGGTCCAACCAACATTCCCAGTCTTATTCTCTACTTCTCTCATTCACTCTCTGTTAGAAAGACTGTATTGGGGTAGTAAATGGAGTGCTGGATTTGAGGACAGGAAGACTTGGCtttgagtcctgcctcagacatttagcaaCTGTGTGCCCTTTGGCAAGTGGCTTAaagtctctgtgcctcagtttcctcaacagtactTGACTTacaaaggttccttccagttctagacccATGATCCCATTCCTGCCAAATAAGTGATTCTCTGTCCCTTAACCTTGTcccatcctctctcttctttatGCATTTGTGCACGTTGGACCCTCTACCTAGAATGGacactcttttccttctccttcttcttctccatcaattgatctccttcctttctttcaggaTCTAATTCAGGTGCTACCTTCTCTGCAATCCAAGGAAaagtatcattttcttcttcaaatattcttaggaatttttATGTGAATCTGTCCTTAGTATCTGTCACTGCTTCCCTTGAAGTAGTAGCTCCTTGAAGGTGGCTCattatcctttttcattttggtatattaataatgataatgataacacaTATAACACTATTAGGTTTTCATAGTGCTTTGCCTATATTGTCccatttgatcgtcacaacaaacctgtgaaatagatgctattatcatccctattttacagatgaggaaactgaggcagacagagacgaATTCCTGGCACTCCTAACTCTAAGCACAAGGATTCTGCACATAGTAGAAACTACAATGAATTGAATGACAATCTGACCTTATCACAGCATCTCAGAGTCTCAGggttggaaaagacttcagaggaGATTTAGTTGAGCTTGGACTTGAGCAGGACTCCCTCTCTTTCAAAgacttcttccctcctccccacttagGGCAATcccagtttaagtgacttgctcagggtcacacagccaataagtatctgaggacagatttgaactcatgtcctcctgattccaagtctggtgctctatccactgccctacctTCAAAGGTTCTGATTGATTCTGAAAAAGAGTCCATTGGATTCAAGGACATGACAAAAGTTATAAAAGCTCTCAATCCACCACTTAGAAACAGTCATCCAGCCTCTCCTGGTTTTACCTCTGGTGAAGCCCTCTACAGCAGCGCATTTCATTTGTTGATAGCACTGATGGTAACAAACTTTTTCCTTATGTATTTTTTGATATGTCTCCATAAAATTTCTACCAGCTGGTCCTATGTGTTTCCTCTGGAGTCAAGTGCCTGATGACTCTCTCCATGACCCTCCCTCTCCTGATCCATAAGTCCCTTTCTTTAGTCTCTTCTCCTAGGCTGAACAGCACTGTCATTCATATGGATGAGTTTTCAGTCCTCATCCCCCTCAACATAACAGGTCAATTTCTTCGGATTGTCAATGTCACTCATAAATTATGGCACCCAAAAATGGTAATCCACAAGTGATCTGGCCAGACCAAGGTCCAGTAAGACTATCACCTCCTTCAGTCTGGACACAATGCTTATAAATTTGTTTAATTATCATGTCCATGCTGACTCATTTGGAACTCTTGGTCTATCTGGTTCTGCTTCTGCACAAATTATCATCTGGCCATGGACTCCCCATCTTAGTGCTGAATTTTTTAACCCAGGTATAAGACTTGACATCTGCTTCATTAGTTCAAGGTTCTGTGATTTTACCCCTATGGATTCACCCTTTCCCAATGCAGACCACCACATATCTACAACTTGGAAAGTTGTGGTGGCTGACAAATTCACCACCTTGTGGAGAATCTAGTGATAAGCCACTCTAAGTTTGGTTAAGCTGATCCTAGGTCAATGGACATACAATTGGTCACCAAGTCCATATGTAGAGATGTTTCCAACTTTGGAGAGCCTCCAGAGTTTGCACTTGGCTCCCAACTTTGAATATATGCTATCCTAAAGCAATAGAGTCATGGACATTTGTATTCAAATGCATCTCAGAAGATTTAGCTCATTGTTCTAGACTGCCAACAAACTTTTAGATATTGGCTGTGGTAGAAGGGCCTGTGAGGTTTTCTCCATTTCTGCTTAGGTCTATTGCCCCGTGTCTCATCTCTCTTCTAGCCTGAGTTCCTCAAAAGAATCTTGGCAACCTCTGTCCCCTAACCCAGCCTAGCCCAGTGACCTGCCCAACAAACACAGACGTATTTGTTGGGTTTCTTAACCTATAGTGTCGTCACCTTCACTAGTGAAGAGGGGGGACCCCATACTCATTTCCAAGAGAATGAGGAGACATCTTATCATCCTGCTAGTAGAGAATGAGTTACTGGCCTCAAAATGGAGGCTCCTGGGATGGTTTAGGATGGGGAGGAAGCAGGATGATAAGAAAGACTGAAAACAGCAGAAAAAGTGGAGACATAACTAAAAACATAATAGGATTGTTTACTTCTGATATCCAAAGGGTCATGGTAGGGCAGAGGGAGTAGAATGGTTTTGCACTGCccccataaaacaaaaccaaaataagtgggggaagggggggttATAAGGAAGGTGGTTTCAACTTGGTATAAAGAAGAACattctaattaattaatgaaatagGCTTCTCTGAAAGGAATTCATTACTGGATTGGAGGTGTCCAATTTGGTGATTGCCTCAATAATACCTTCTCACTCTGAGGATCTATAAGCCACCTTGGGCAAAGGGAGTACCAAGAAGCACCAGGGCTTGGCAAGAGTGTGTAGGAGAAACAGGGAGCCAGATCCCTGGGTAACTCACCTTTGGGCTTGATGCGGGACTGCAGGGAGTATGCAGGGGCACTGCTCCGACCAAAACGGGTGATGTTGGGCTGCACAAAATAATAGCAGGGCCCAGGGCTGGAATCTCGACGAGTCACTGgagagaagtggggagagaggccAAAGCCCCAGATACCAGCCCCCTTGGTAACTTCTAGTCGAAATAGCCCCTATCTGTCTTGCCCTAATTTCCCTTGTCCTATCCTTGAGTCCTGACTTTTCTAACATATTTTCTAATACAAGGTCTTCTTAATTATGCCACCTTACTCATGGTACATCCTATATACAATTTGGCCTTCTTGTTGCTCccaatattaaaatatttcaccTCCCACCTCCCTGCCTTTGTACAAGCTTTGTACAAgctagtcaagaagcatttacaatgtgccaagcactatgttaaaaacttgtttgtccttcattctggaagaagaccatgacatcaggtatGTGATGCTGttacttgcaaatgaattggatttaagtgacagagggctgtgcaaagtccctaacctcactttctcctctggagccatctgggtccaatggccagctatagatcaggacaactagagatggcccaggatgcagtgggagatgttggcctttttaagctaagatgtttcccaggtttcagtttgactgaggcaacacccattcagtgattaaagctaggtaagaaatgaggcagagaatggatGGACTCTTTtacttagtcaaaaaaaaaaaatcaatctgagagaggatgaccctcagagtttctggccaaaacagaaaccatTGCtaatttacattcactctgagccattattggccaatcaatgagagccagagtgatttgggtttaaggcagggtccttaagaaagaacttgaaaattggagatagaaagaaaggcaaaaaattagCTGTGACAagggtgcttacattctaatggggaaggagACATGCAAATAACCagatatgtacaaatatgtattCAGACTAGATGGAAGATAAACTCAGAACAAAAGCAAGGTTCTCCAGGGCCATGTCTTGTATGGTCCTTTCCTGGTCCCTGCTCCATCTCACTCCCACcctaattactttatatttacgttgagtatgttttatattttcttagctATGTACATGTTGTATTCCCTGCCTGACCCAAGTAGAATATAATCTCCCTAAGGTCAGGGACCAGTTCTTTTTTTTAGGGGAAGGGTATTCTATCCTCAACTCCTACCATActtcctgtcacatagtaggcatttaacagattcttattaaattgaattgaattgaaatgatctGATATAGGCTTTCTGGTCCAATTGTTCCAGATATCTTCCTCTGCCTTCCACAACAAGACCTCCTCCAATGCAAGCAGCCCCTCTTTCTAGAGAGCTTCATGgtttctaaaacatttttctctcAATGGCCCCATGGCATTAGGTCATGCACCAatgattatgcccattttacagagaaagaaactgaggctcagaaaggtcaaattatttgtccagggtcatacaataaTAAGTGACagatgaaaataatattaataatagtagctagtatttatataccATTTTAAAGTCTGAAAGAACTTTACAACTattcatctcattttctcctcacaacaacccccaTTTTACTTAGCTATATACATGTCGTATTCCCCactatttcttattttacaggaGATAAACTTGAGGTAAACAGAGATGAAGGAGCTTGTCTATTTGCCCCCATATCCAAGATCACTCAGCTAAGTAtccgagaccagatttgaactcagttaggTGCAATGccctgtccactgtgccaccttgcaaCCTCAACTTTGTCCACCTCTGTGGACACATTAGGGATGGTGGAGAAGTGTCTCAGGGAGAGATCTGTGAACTTACAGTCAGGAGGTCTGACTTCCAATCTTGGTCCTTCCCCTTAGTGGTTTTGTGACCTCTATGGAGTAAGtgtttccctgagcctcagtttccccacttatGAAACAGGAGTAGAAATGCTTGTATTTCCTATCTCACAGAGATGCTACCAGGAAAGCCTTCCAAAactttgaatctctgtatctaCCAGAGCTAATAATAATGctatataataacaatatattgttatattataataacataaaatattgtgataatatatgataatatgatataaatatattataatataattataataataatactaacaaaTTTATTTGCAAGTGGTATCCCCCAGTAGGGTGTAAGTTCCTCAGGGGGAGGtactatttatttcactttttattgtgtcctcagagcttagcatagtgcctagcattcagcaggtgcttaataaatgcttgttgattgattggatgaTGATAAGGATTCTACATTGAAGTTGTTATTATTAGCCTAATGTGCCTGGTGCTCTAAGGACTGCAGAGTGCTTTATGTGTATGATCTCCTTTGGTTGGTGCATTCACTTGCATCCTGTATACATGTTCAGACACACAGAGATACTAAACTCTGTAAGTCAGGCCCTGCCCACCTCTATAGCGTTGACCCCCTAGCCCAGGAAGTATGTGCTATGAGTGTTTATCAGATTTCAGTTTAAGCACATATGAAGTAAACACACGTTATATGTTTCTACCCAGAGGAATTTGCACACCCACCAAGAAGACATCCAAGTCCTTAGTCTCTAGACAGACTCATAGGATATGCTATATGGGCTTACACATGTTCAGACAAACATACCTTTGCATGAAGAACAAagcacatgtacatgtgtaatAGCCACTTTTATCTTTCCCTTCAGGCGTTTACCATGTGTGATTGGGGTAGGGCAGGGGTGATTgattccatttcacagatgagataactgagatccagaaagacTGAAGGTTTCAAAGGcattccatttcacagatgagataactgagatccagaaagacTGAAGGTTTCAAAGACAGTCACTGTCCAAactaggacttgaatccaagtcttttgtCTCCAGATCagtgtttttctattttctaattacatacatgcatacacacatatatgtacatataacacATAAATGGCCAGAGGCATGCTTCTCTGCTTGCAAATGTACATGAGGCGGATACATGCATTGCATTGTGCATACATAGACACAATAACAAATGTATGAATGTACACACTTGCACATGTATATGCAATATAACACACAGatgtacagatacacacatagaGGTGTGCAAATATGCGTGAAGCAGTTCCATGCATTGCATGGTGCATACACAGGCACAAATAAtaaatgcatacatgcacatacatggaTTAATTCATATAGCCACACAGACATATGCATACACAATGCACCTATTTCTACATCTACATACAAATGCATGCAGAAAgagtatatacagacacatagaAATACATGTACATCCATGTTCACACTTAAGCATGAAATTGGACAGCCAGCAGCCCACCTTGCTCCTGGAGAggagtggggaaaggaagagCATTGGGCTTGGGAGGAGGGGCATTGGGCTGGGCCCAGGAGCTGAGAGGCCCAGGGAAGGGTAGAAGGGAGTTGGATATGTGGCCCTGGAGCCCTGTGACTGTGCCCAGCAGGGCATTCAGGTACTCCTGAAGGCCAGCCAGAGCCCAAGCTCACATCTGCCCCAGATCTAAGCAGTACAAAGAGAACAGATTTGAGCGCCAGTAAGATCCGGCCCAGGTGTGACCTGGCCCACCTCACTCCCCTTCCACCTTCTCACACCCTCCCCTTGGAAGAAAAGCATGCTGCCAGTCTGCTCTCTGCCCAGggctccccatttctctcctctagaaaaaaaatcactttgggttTCCAAAGCCAAGGAGGATGTAGCAGACAGTTGAAGTCCATTAGAAGAAATCTCCCAGCTCTTCTTTCCACTCTCAGTGGACATCCTGGAGGATCTGGATCTGCTCCTTCATTTCCCATATCCCCAGGCTTCCCCCCTACATATACTGAGAAGTGGGGGGAGTCCTGCCCTGGTACCCATAGagagatgagagaactgagacaatGAGGAGACTTCATCCCTCCTGGCCCCTGTACCCCTCAGAGGACCTCCCTTGACTCATCTTCTCATcagtccttcccctcctccctttcttctctccttccttcccctgttCTGTGCCCTCGTCTGACCTCTGTCTCTTCCCTAAACCTGCCTCTCCCCTTACCTGCCTTTCCCTTGTTCTCTCTggtgttttttgtctctttttttcctcctgtctctttccctcttggGTCCTCTCTGCTCACCTGTCCTCTCGACTTCCCTCCCCATCCTTAAATTCCCTCCTCAGATCTCTCCCTTACCCCCTACCCAAatgtctcctctctcctttcgtgccctcaattctgacccatagcttttctttccccctccttacCATCAATGGGCCTGCTGAGGAAGGAGTAGGCTGGACTAGCCTTCTTGGTGAAGTCATGGCTGATATAACCCACAGTCGAGGGAAGACAGAACAGGTCAGGACCCGGACCTACAACCCCATGAAGGGGcctctcaattcaattcaagaagcac harbors:
- the CIMAP1D gene encoding protein CIMAP1D, translating into MGTLSCGPPPPRLPGAVLARRATVCQLGETDQKKTSGIITCETGPGPDLFCLPSTVGYISHDFTKKASPAYSFLSRPIDVTRRDSSPGPCYYFVQPNITRFGRSSAPAYSLQSRIKPKDLEVTPGPGAYSPEKVPPVNQPRSPAYSLGLRTPRCRLMDPIPAPNSYTLPSLWGSQIFTKPCSPSYSVSGRTAQARFTEDPSQLPGPGQYECPDPDAYRQRRGPSYSMLGRPCAPRPLFQTPGPGAHNPEQVTVHWTRAPAYSLGIRHSKFITPLVTNSTA